In Salarias fasciatus chromosome 20, fSalaFa1.1, whole genome shotgun sequence, a single window of DNA contains:
- the her9 gene encoding hairy-related 9 isoform X1: MPADTMEKQTASPIAGAPANGTHTPDKPKNASEHRKSSKPIMEKRRRARINESLGQLKTLILDALKKDSSRHSKLEKADILEMTVKHLRNLQRVQMSAALSADATVLSKYRAGFNECMNEVTRFLSTSEGVNTEVRSRLLSHLSGCMGQMMSMNYPQQAASQQAHLAQPLHVQLPSTLPISGAAMGSKLSPAEAASPKVFGGFQLVPATDGQFAFLIPNPAFASATAPVIPLYANAGVPVAVNASPVHGSSAPTAASPVHGMTSFSGGSQAVSPVGVSTGSESSEPVWRPW, from the exons ATGCCAGCTGACACTATGGAAAAGCAGACCGCGTCTCCCATTGCGGGGGCTCCCGCAAACGGAACTCACACTCCGGACAAGCCAAAAAACGCCAGCGAGCACAGAAAA TCCTCTAAACCGATCATGGAAAAACGGCGGAGAGCAAGAATAAACGAGAGCCTCGGGCAGCTGAAGACGCTCATCCTGGACGCCCTGAAGAAAGAT AGCTCCAGACACTCCAAGCTGGAGAAAGCAGACATCCTGGAGATGACAGTGAAGCACCTGAGGAACCTGCAGCGCGTGCAGATGAGCG CAGCGCTCTCAGCGGACGCCACGGTCCTCAGCAAGTACAGAGCCGGATTCAACGAGTGCATGAACGAGGTCACGCGCTTCCTGTCCACTTCGGAGGGGGTGAACACGGAGGTGCGGTCGCGGCTCCTGAGCCACCTGTCCGGCTGCATGGGCCAGATGATGTCCATGAACTACCCGCAGCAGGCCGCGTCCCAGCAGGCGCACCTGGCGCAGCCGCTGCACGTGCAGCTCCCGTCCACGCTGCCCATCAGCGGAGCCGCGATGGGCTCCAAGCTCAGCCCCGCCGAGGCCGCGTCCCCCAAAGTGTTCGGGGGCTTCCAGCTGGTGCCCGCCACCGACGGACAGTTCGCCTTCCTGATCCCCAACCCGGCCTTCGCCTCCGCCACGGCGCCCGTCATCCCGCTTTACGCGAACGCAGGAGTGCCGGTGGCGGTGAACGCCAGCCCGGTGCACGGCAGCTCGGCGCCCACCGCGGCGTCCCCGGTGCACGGCATGACATCCTTCTCCGGGGGGTCGCAGGCGGTCAGCCCGGTGGGAGTGAGCACGGGCTCGGAGAGCAGCGAGCCGGTGTGGCGGCCCTGGTAG
- the her9 gene encoding hairy-related 9 isoform X2 — MPADTMEKQTASPIAGAPANGTHTPDKPKNASEHRKSSKPIMEKRRRARINESLGQLKTLILDALKKDSSRHSKLEKADILEMTVKHLRNLQRVQMSALSADATVLSKYRAGFNECMNEVTRFLSTSEGVNTEVRSRLLSHLSGCMGQMMSMNYPQQAASQQAHLAQPLHVQLPSTLPISGAAMGSKLSPAEAASPKVFGGFQLVPATDGQFAFLIPNPAFASATAPVIPLYANAGVPVAVNASPVHGSSAPTAASPVHGMTSFSGGSQAVSPVGVSTGSESSEPVWRPW; from the exons ATGCCAGCTGACACTATGGAAAAGCAGACCGCGTCTCCCATTGCGGGGGCTCCCGCAAACGGAACTCACACTCCGGACAAGCCAAAAAACGCCAGCGAGCACAGAAAA TCCTCTAAACCGATCATGGAAAAACGGCGGAGAGCAAGAATAAACGAGAGCCTCGGGCAGCTGAAGACGCTCATCCTGGACGCCCTGAAGAAAGAT AGCTCCAGACACTCCAAGCTGGAGAAAGCAGACATCCTGGAGATGACAGTGAAGCACCTGAGGAACCTGCAGCGCGTGCAGATGAGCG CGCTCTCAGCGGACGCCACGGTCCTCAGCAAGTACAGAGCCGGATTCAACGAGTGCATGAACGAGGTCACGCGCTTCCTGTCCACTTCGGAGGGGGTGAACACGGAGGTGCGGTCGCGGCTCCTGAGCCACCTGTCCGGCTGCATGGGCCAGATGATGTCCATGAACTACCCGCAGCAGGCCGCGTCCCAGCAGGCGCACCTGGCGCAGCCGCTGCACGTGCAGCTCCCGTCCACGCTGCCCATCAGCGGAGCCGCGATGGGCTCCAAGCTCAGCCCCGCCGAGGCCGCGTCCCCCAAAGTGTTCGGGGGCTTCCAGCTGGTGCCCGCCACCGACGGACAGTTCGCCTTCCTGATCCCCAACCCGGCCTTCGCCTCCGCCACGGCGCCCGTCATCCCGCTTTACGCGAACGCAGGAGTGCCGGTGGCGGTGAACGCCAGCCCGGTGCACGGCAGCTCGGCGCCCACCGCGGCGTCCCCGGTGCACGGCATGACATCCTTCTCCGGGGGGTCGCAGGCGGTCAGCCCGGTGGGAGTGAGCACGGGCTCGGAGAGCAGCGAGCCGGTGTGGCGGCCCTGGTAG